A region from the Aquimarina sp. ERC-38 genome encodes:
- the radA gene encoding DNA repair protein RadA, translated as MAKVKTVFYCQNCGAQYAKWQGQCTACKEWNTIAEEVVQKPDQKDWKTGSKQHQPKVVLPLKVSEIDTSKEARYKTYDTELNNVLGGGIVPGSLILLGGEPGIGKSTLLLQISLNLPYRTLYVSGEESQKQIKMRAERITGKTDNCFILTETKTQNIFKQVEKVDPDIVVIDSIQTLHSDYVESSPGSISQIRECTSELIKFAKESSIPVLLIGHITKDGAIAGPKILEHMVDTVLQFEGDRNHVYRILRANKNRFGSTAELGIYEMLGSGLREVSNPSEILISKKEEELSGTAIATTLEGLRPLLIEIQALVSTAVYGTPQRSATGYNVKRLNMILAVLEKRAGFRLGAKDVFLNITGGIHIDDTAIDLAVVAAILSSNEDIPIPKDYCFAAEVGLAGEIRPVTRIDQRIQESDKLGFSTIFISKYSKVSKENYIIKIQKVAKIEDVVAFLFS; from the coding sequence ATGGCTAAAGTAAAAACCGTTTTTTATTGTCAAAACTGCGGAGCACAATATGCAAAATGGCAAGGTCAGTGCACCGCTTGTAAAGAATGGAATACCATAGCAGAAGAGGTCGTTCAGAAACCGGATCAAAAAGATTGGAAAACCGGGTCAAAACAACATCAACCTAAAGTAGTTCTTCCGCTAAAGGTTTCTGAGATCGATACGAGTAAAGAGGCTCGCTATAAAACCTATGATACGGAACTGAATAATGTGCTGGGTGGAGGTATTGTACCCGGATCGTTAATATTGTTAGGTGGAGAGCCAGGCATTGGAAAAAGTACATTGCTCTTACAAATTAGTCTTAACCTGCCCTATCGCACATTATACGTATCCGGGGAAGAAAGTCAGAAGCAAATTAAAATGCGTGCCGAACGTATTACCGGTAAAACAGACAACTGCTTTATCCTAACGGAAACTAAGACACAAAATATCTTTAAACAGGTTGAAAAGGTAGATCCGGATATTGTCGTGATTGATTCAATTCAGACTTTACATAGCGATTATGTAGAAAGTAGCCCGGGTAGCATTTCTCAGATTAGGGAATGTACCTCAGAGCTGATTAAATTTGCTAAGGAATCATCAATCCCGGTGTTACTCATTGGTCATATTACAAAAGACGGTGCTATTGCCGGTCCTAAAATTCTGGAACATATGGTAGATACGGTCTTACAATTTGAAGGAGACCGTAACCATGTCTATCGTATTTTAAGAGCAAATAAGAACAGATTCGGATCAACGGCAGAATTAGGTATTTACGAGATGTTGGGTAGCGGATTAAGGGAAGTTAGCAATCCTAGCGAAATCTTAATTTCAAAAAAAGAAGAAGAACTAAGTGGTACTGCGATTGCAACAACTTTAGAAGGACTCCGCCCCTTATTAATTGAAATACAGGCTTTAGTGAGTACCGCCGTATACGGCACCCCACAGCGAAGTGCTACCGGGTATAACGTCAAAAGATTAAATATGATCCTGGCAGTGTTAGAAAAAAGGGCAGGTTTTCGATTAGGGGCCAAAGATGTTTTTCTAAATATTACAGGAGGCATTCATATTGATGATACCGCCATTGACCTTGCTGTAGTAGCAGCTATTTTATCATCAAATGAAGACATTCCTATTCCTAAAGACTATTGTTTTGCAGCCGAAGTCGGGTTGGCTGGTGAAATAAGACCAGTGACCCGTATTGATCAGCGTATCCAGGAATCTGACAAACTAGGTTTTTCTACTATTTTCATTTCTAAGTACAGTAAAGTAAGTAAAGAAAACTATATTATTAAAATTCAAAAAGTAGCAAAAATAGAAGATGTGGTTGCTTTTCTATTTAGTTGA